A DNA window from Hordeum vulgare subsp. vulgare chromosome 1H, MorexV3_pseudomolecules_assembly, whole genome shotgun sequence contains the following coding sequences:
- the LOC123440100 gene encoding acyl carrier protein 2, mitochondrial: MAMAAAARRALLNHLRVPVARPAVAAASVPVARLLSSTTEAEKGSFLDKAEVADRVVSVIKNFQKIEPSKVTPNAHFQKDLGLDSLDTVEIVMAFEEEFSFEIPDTEAEKIDSIKSAVDFIASHPKAK, encoded by the exons atggcgatggcggcggcggcgaggagagccCTCCTGAACCACCTCCGCGTGCCGGTGGCGCGCCCCGCGGTCGCAGCGGCGAGCGTCCCCGTCGCCAGGCTCCTGTCTTCCACCACGGAGGCGGAGAAGGGGTCCTTCCTCGACAAGGCCGAGGTCGCCGACCGCGTCGTCTCCGTcatcaagaacttccagaagatcgaGCCCTCTAAG GTGACGCCTAATGCACATTTCCAGAAGGACCTCGGGCTGGACAGCCTGGACACGGTCgagatcgtcatggcctttgaggaAGAGTTCAGCTTCGAAATCCCCGACACTGAGGCAGAGAAGATCGATTCCATCAAATCAGCAGTTGACTTCATCGCATCGCATCCTAAAGCAAAGTAA
- the LOC123440081 gene encoding gibberellin-regulated protein 5-like isoform X2, protein MRRSSRIRGAAMLCLCATLAALPLGQDSHAAYLPSPGLTAPSPPANSSAAPAPQPDTSPMHGVTPGSLQPQECEGRCAQRCSATAYRKPCLFFCRKCCAACLCVPPGTYGNKQTCPCYNDWKTKRGGPKCP, encoded by the exons ATGAGGAGGAGCTCCAGGATCCGGGGGGCGGCGATGCTCTGCCTCTGCGCCACATTGGCAGCCCTGCCTCTCGGTCAAGACTCCCAT GCCGCTTACCTGCCGTCTCCCGGGCTGACAGCTCCATCGCCGCCGGCGAACTCATCCGCCGCTCCGGCGCCCCAGCCCGACACCTCCCCCATg CATGGCGTGACCCCTGGCAGCCTCCAGCCACAAG AGTGCGAGGGGCGGTGCGCGCAGCGGTGCTCGGCGACGGCGTACCGGAAGCCGTGCTTGTTCTTCTGCCGGAAGTGCTGCGCGGCGTGCCTCTGCGTGCCGCCGGGCACCTACGGCAACAAGCAGACATGCCCCTGCTACAACGACTGGAAGACCAAGAGGGGAGGGCCCAAGTGCCCCTAG
- the LOC123440081 gene encoding gibberellin-regulated protein 5-like isoform X1: MRRSSRIRGAAMLCLCATLAALPLGQDSHAAYLPSPGLTAPSPPANSSAAPAPQPDTSPMHGVTPGSLQPQAECEGRCAQRCSATAYRKPCLFFCRKCCAACLCVPPGTYGNKQTCPCYNDWKTKRGGPKCP; encoded by the exons ATGAGGAGGAGCTCCAGGATCCGGGGGGCGGCGATGCTCTGCCTCTGCGCCACATTGGCAGCCCTGCCTCTCGGTCAAGACTCCCAT GCCGCTTACCTGCCGTCTCCCGGGCTGACAGCTCCATCGCCGCCGGCGAACTCATCCGCCGCTCCGGCGCCCCAGCCCGACACCTCCCCCATg CATGGCGTGACCCCTGGCAGCCTCCAGCCACAAG CAGAGTGCGAGGGGCGGTGCGCGCAGCGGTGCTCGGCGACGGCGTACCGGAAGCCGTGCTTGTTCTTCTGCCGGAAGTGCTGCGCGGCGTGCCTCTGCGTGCCGCCGGGCACCTACGGCAACAAGCAGACATGCCCCTGCTACAACGACTGGAAGACCAAGAGGGGAGGGCCCAAGTGCCCCTAG